The sequence TGCCTTTATCGTGGACCGCAATACGCCAGGCCTGAGCTTTGGCGAAGAAGAGCACAAAATGGGTATTAAAGGCTCCAGCACCCGCCAACTGTTTTTTGAGAACTGCAAAGTGCCGGTAGAGAACCTGCTGGGCGAAATAGGGCGTGGCCATGTCATCGCGTTCAACATTCTGAACATAGGCCGGCTAAAGCTTTGCGCAGCAGCCCTTGGAGGTGGCAAGCGTGCTATGAACACGACCGTAGAATATGCAATTACCCGTGAACAGTTCAAAACTCCAATAGCCAATTTCGGTGCTATACAACACAAACTGGCCGAAATGGCCATCAGGATATTTACTACCGAGAGTGCGATGTTCCGCAGTGCGAAATGGATAGACGATAAAGAGAAAGAACTACATTCTGCAGGTAAGCCGTCAGAAGAAACCCTGCTAGGTGCTGCGGAAGAATATGCTATTGAATGTGCCATGATGAAAGTGATAGGTTCTGAAACATTAGACTACGTGGTGGATGAAGGCGTACAAATACATGGTGGCAATGGCTTTTCTGACGAATACAATATCTCCCGCTCTTACCGCGACAGTCGCATCAACCGCATATTTGAAGGCACCAACGAGATCAACCGTCTGCTGACGCTTGACATGTACCTGAAACGCGCTATGAAGGGCCGTATCAACCTGATGGCGCCTGCAATGGCTGTGCAAAAGGAACTGATGAGTGTACCTGAATTTGGTGAAGAAAGCGGTCCGTTTGGCGCAGAACTGAAGGCCATTGACAACTTCAAAAAAGCCATCCTGATGTGCGCTGGGGCCGCCGTACAAAAGCTGATGATGAAAATAGAGCATGAGCAGGAATTGCTGATGTACCTCGCGGATATGGTGATGGACACCTTCCAGGCAGAAAGTGGATTGCTGCGTGCAATGAAAATGCAGACCAACGGAAACGAACATGCTAAGCTGGCGCTGGATGCCACACGCGTTTTTATAGCTGATGCTGCGGACCGCATCAACCATGCCGGTAAAAATGCCATTAACTCGTTTGCTGAAGGTGACGAACAACGTATGATGCTGATGGGACTAA comes from Polluticoccus soli and encodes:
- a CDS encoding acyl-CoA dehydrogenase family protein, coding for METMINTQQGGGFLVHPSDSANTFTPEDFTEEQRMIEATCREFLDKEVLPHILDIDKQQPGLMPSLLDKAAELGLLGAAFPEQYGGLGEDFVTATLITEALGGGHSFAVAMAAHTGIGSLPILYFGNEEQKQKYMPKLASGELKGAYALTEPNSGSDALAARTTATLSEDGKHYVLNGQKIWITNAGFADVFTVFAKIDGDKFSAFIVDRNTPGLSFGEEEHKMGIKGSSTRQLFFENCKVPVENLLGEIGRGHVIAFNILNIGRLKLCAAALGGGKRAMNTTVEYAITREQFKTPIANFGAIQHKLAEMAIRIFTTESAMFRSAKWIDDKEKELHSAGKPSEETLLGAAEEYAIECAMMKVIGSETLDYVVDEGVQIHGGNGFSDEYNISRSYRDSRINRIFEGTNEINRLLTLDMYLKRAMKGRINLMAPAMAVQKELMSVPEFGEESGPFGAELKAIDNFKKAILMCAGAAVQKLMMKIEHEQELLMYLADMVMDTFQAESGLLRAMKMQTNGNEHAKLALDATRVFIADAADRINHAGKNAINSFAEGDEQRMMLMGLKRFTKTDNFNTKDARRKIAAAVIDKRGYFF